The proteins below are encoded in one region of Desulfovibrio sp. TomC:
- a CDS encoding c-type heme family protein, translating to MKTLKHRFMVGLSVSMVALGVFFAVVISMNLRDQLVTDTEHKASLVLSQVEAMQAYVREVLRPVMYDRLPADDFVLEAMSTSFVTRKVMSDLNSRDDQFRYRRVAVGARNPDYEADPFERMTMERFAADPYLARLEEITRRDGEEVYMAARPVRFEDSCLHCHGDPAKAPKALIVRYGDTRGFWRHEGELVGLDMVTMPVGGALGQIKGKTVGFLSLFALGMGAFYLTLQVFFDRLVVVNLRRATEVLRRYFPKEAGETPEKTADAGEIEEIYAGIDALASRLKEAREKIEDHAQNLERKVAERTLDLAREADERRSDVSLFVELLNILNLSQTRAELLAAALARIAGRFGADTVAYECEFSDGSSIVWPAGVTPPPPPGDWRRLVAEGELRLTDQAALIPVRTTDVSRGLLRLYFPADGPGPDPEAADLYRAIGQQLGIALENLDAINSLLAQNVLLGSIFDGISDPLALIDSASGIILANEPARELARALADTPPLPGQRPRLPARLLGEPSSDAPSSPVADEPVFTTVSLDGGRSFAVTRYPLAAPAGQSRRFVVYARENTAERRMLEQMRQTEKLVAVGKLAAGLAHEINNPLGVIACYAELLRQSLVDPQAVDDLAVIERHATLAKKVLRDLLDFARPRPANPGPCDLGALIASLARIFAVQSQARRVSLSVSVPGDLPLAKADATALEQVLSNLLLNALDAVAPGTGRITLAAALSGDCQHLILTVADNGPGIPPADLPHIFDPFFTTKDAGRGSGLGLAVAYGLMREMHGTIEVANDGGAVFTLALPACVGSCQEQTP from the coding sequence ATGAAAACCCTCAAACACCGTTTCATGGTCGGGCTGTCGGTCAGCATGGTCGCCCTTGGCGTCTTTTTCGCCGTGGTGATCTCCATGAATCTGCGCGACCAGCTCGTCACCGACACCGAGCACAAAGCCTCGCTGGTGCTGTCCCAGGTCGAGGCCATGCAGGCCTATGTGCGCGAGGTGCTGCGCCCGGTCATGTACGACCGGCTGCCTGCCGACGACTTCGTGCTTGAGGCCATGTCCACCTCGTTTGTCACCCGCAAGGTCATGAGCGACTTGAACAGCCGCGACGACCAGTTCCGTTACCGCCGGGTGGCCGTGGGCGCGCGCAACCCCGATTACGAGGCCGATCCCTTCGAGCGCATGACCATGGAGCGCTTTGCGGCCGATCCGTATCTGGCCCGACTGGAGGAAATCACCCGGCGCGACGGAGAAGAGGTCTATATGGCGGCCCGGCCGGTACGCTTTGAGGACTCGTGCCTGCACTGCCACGGCGACCCGGCCAAGGCCCCCAAGGCGCTCATTGTGCGCTATGGCGACACCAGGGGGTTTTGGCGGCACGAGGGGGAACTGGTGGGGCTCGACATGGTGACCATGCCTGTGGGCGGAGCGCTGGGGCAGATCAAGGGCAAGACCGTCGGCTTCCTGTCGCTTTTCGCTCTGGGCATGGGCGCTTTTTATCTGACGCTGCAGGTGTTTTTCGACCGGCTGGTGGTGGTCAACCTGCGCCGGGCAACGGAGGTTTTGCGCCGGTACTTCCCCAAAGAAGCCGGTGAGACCCCCGAAAAAACCGCCGACGCCGGGGAAATCGAGGAGATCTACGCCGGCATCGACGCCTTGGCCTCGCGCCTCAAGGAAGCCCGGGAGAAGATCGAAGACCATGCCCAGAATCTGGAACGCAAGGTGGCCGAGCGAACCCTGGATCTGGCCCGGGAAGCAGACGAACGCCGCTCGGACGTGTCGCTTTTCGTCGAACTCTTGAATATTTTGAATCTTTCCCAGACCAGGGCCGAGCTGCTGGCGGCGGCCCTGGCCCGCATTGCCGGCCGATTCGGGGCCGACACCGTCGCCTATGAGTGCGAATTTTCCGACGGCAGTTCCATTGTCTGGCCGGCGGGCGTCACCCCGCCCCCGCCCCCTGGGGACTGGCGCAGACTGGTGGCCGAAGGCGAATTACGCCTGACCGATCAGGCGGCCCTTATACCGGTGCGCACCACCGACGTCAGCCGTGGGCTCCTGCGCCTCTATTTCCCGGCGGACGGTCCCGGTCCTGATCCCGAGGCCGCCGATCTCTACCGGGCCATCGGCCAGCAGCTCGGCATTGCGCTGGAAAACCTCGACGCCATCAATTCACTTTTGGCCCAAAACGTCCTGCTCGGTTCCATCTTCGACGGCATCTCCGACCCGCTGGCCCTGATCGACAGCGCCAGCGGCATCATCCTGGCCAACGAACCGGCCCGGGAACTGGCCCGCGCCCTGGCCGACACGCCTCCCCTCCCTGGTCAGAGGCCGCGCCTGCCGGCCAGATTGCTGGGCGAACCAAGCTCCGACGCCCCGTCATCGCCTGTTGCCGACGAACCCGTTTTCACCACCGTCAGCCTCGACGGCGGCCGTTCCTTTGCCGTCACCCGCTACCCCCTGGCTGCGCCCGCCGGCCAGTCGCGCCGCTTTGTGGTCTATGCCCGGGAAAATACCGCCGAACGCCGGATGCTTGAGCAGATGCGCCAAACCGAAAAACTTGTGGCCGTGGGCAAACTGGCGGCCGGGCTGGCCCACGAGATCAACAACCCCCTTGGCGTTATCGCCTGCTACGCAGAGCTCTTGCGCCAAAGCCTGGTTGATCCCCAGGCCGTGGACGATCTGGCCGTCATCGAACGCCACGCCACCCTGGCCAAGAAGGTGCTGCGCGATCTGCTGGACTTTGCCCGGCCCCGGCCGGCCAACCCCGGCCCCTGCGACCTCGGCGCGTTGATCGCAAGCCTGGCCCGCATCTTCGCAGTCCAGAGCCAAGCCCGCCGCGTGTCCCTGTCCGTCAGCGTCCCAGGCGACCTGCCGCTGGCCAAGGCCGACGCCACCGCCCTGGAACAGGTGCTCTCCAACCTGCTTTTAAACGCCCTGGACGCCGTTGCCCCGGGTACGGGCCGGATCACCCTGGCCGCCGCCCTCTCCGGCGACTGCCAGCACCTGATCCTCACTGTGGCCGACAACGGTCCCGGCATCCCGCCAGCCGATCTGCCCCACATCTTCGACCCGTTTTTCACCACCAAGGACGCCGGGCGCGGCTCGGGTCTCGGGCTGGCCGTGGCTTATGGCCTCATGCGCGAAATGCACGGAACCATTGAAGTGGCCAACGACGGCGGCGCGGTCTTCACCCTGGCCCTCCCCGCCTGCGTTGGTTCCTGCCAGGAGCAAACCCCATGA